Below is a window of Candidatus Blochmanniella vafra str. BVAF DNA.
CACAGAAACTAAAAATAAATGCCTCTCTGTAAATGCCACCAATTCTCTTAATAACATCATTAACAACAATTAATCATGATTTTCTTACATCAACTCTTTAAAAACAAAAATAATTAAATATTTCCCTTTTTTACCGATTAATCATCCCCTATTCAAATAACAATCAAACTAACACACCTCAAGTTTAAACTCATATACTTTACAAACAACCAACCCATGCATAAGCTTTTATGCACTAAAACAAATTACCTCTCATACAATAGTAACACACATACATATATTACTACCAAAATTATTAAAAGTAAACATTTTCTCTTATCTGATTTTCATACCTAAAATAGATAAAAGAAACAACGTACAATTTTCTATAATTCAATTGACAAACCCCTCCAATTCAAAGATACTACTCAGTATAATGGGAAGAGAGAAGAAAACTAATATATATATAACTATAACATACCACAATCAAATAATATATACACACCTTCGTATGTGGCTGTAGCGTTTGTGTGTGCTACGATTGAGCTGTGGTATGATGAATGAAAAAAAATAGTTTATATTTGTGCCCGGCCTTTATTATTATTGTATGCTACCTTCACTATTTTTAGCGGTTAATGTTCTTTAGAGAAAATCTAAAAAGAAATTTGAAGAATAGATTTCTTGTATAGTTATAAGAAGGGTCGGTAATAAGTCTTGGGAAGTAAAGTTGGACTTTTTAGTGAAAGTAACAGTTATATATAAAATATATCATAGAATTATTGATCAGTAAAAATAAGATATTGTAAAGTGTATTTATTCTTAATGATGAAATTAAAAAATCAATGTTGGGATATACACTTATGGTGGTGTGATGATATTAGTATAGTATATATGTTTTAAAATTATTTTACTTTCCTTATTTATATAATTAAAATGGTAGAAAAGCATGTGGTATTGTTGTGGGGTCAGAAATAAAAAATCCATTAAATAAAGATACAAAGTAATGTATAGAGATGACTTATTGAAAATAAGAAATTGATCCGATATGTTCATTGTGTAAAAAATTAAAAATAATAATTTAATATGCACTAAAGGGCATATATTTAGTATATATCATATATTTTTTATGTAGAAAACTCAGAGATATTGAGACATGATTATAGTTACTGGAGGAGCTGGATTTGTTGGTAGAAATATTATAAAAAAGTTGAATGAGGTAGAGAAAAAAGAAATATTAGTAGTCGATAATCTTAGTAATGGTAAAAAATATAGAAATTTAATGAATTTAGATATTTCAGATTATTTAGATAAAGATTATTTTATAAATAAATTATTAGATAACCCTAGTTATTTTAAAAATATAGAAGTAGTATTCCATGAAGGTGCTTGTTCTAATACAAGGGAATGGAATGGTAAATATTTGATGAAAAATAATTATGAATATTCTAAATTACTTTTATTTTACTGTATAAAATATGAGATTCCTTTTATATATGCCTCTTCTGCTTCAGTGTATGGATCAAATATGTGCAATGTTTATTGTCGTAATAATAAAATTATTAATTCAATTGAGAATCCGGTTACTATGTATGGTTACTCTAAATTTTTATTTGATCGGTATGTACATAATATATTGCCTAAGGTAAAGTCTCAAGTATGTGGTTTACGATATTTTAATATATACGGTCCTCATGAATTTCATAAAGGCCGAATGGCAAGTGTTATTTTAAATATATATAAAAAAGTTAAAAATAAAGAAAGTCCTATTTTATTTGTTGGAAGTAAAAATTTTAAAAGAGATTTTGTATACATAGATGATATAGTGAATGTGAATTTATGGATTTGGTATAATAAAATATCTGGTATTTTTGATTGTGGTACGGGTCACGCTAGGTCTTTTGAATTTGTCACTAGTATTGTATTAAATCTTTTAAATTATAACACAATAAAGTATGTTACTATGCCAAAAGAAATACAAAAATATTATCAATATTTTACAAAAGCAAATATTTCTCAACTTCAAGGGATAGGATATGAAAATAAATTTATTGATGTAAATGAGGGTATTTATAAGTATTTAAATTGGCTGAATTTATATATGTGTATGATAGTATATTATTTTGTATGAACAGTGTTAATGATTAATTGTTTGGTAGAAAAAGATACAGTAATAGTGTATATTTTATATAAAAATTATTGTTTATGAAATATGGGTTATAATTAAAAGGTTGGTTGTATTGTTTCAATTCGGTATAAATAAATTTATAGTAAATAAAATGATAGGGTGAAAGAAATAAATCTTATTACTTTCATAATATATTATTATATATAGAACTTTAAAATTATCAGCATATTATTAATAAAGAACAATTATTCGACAACTGTATGCAAGTAATAGCGTTAATTAATTCATTTAAATTTGTTTTCATATTTTTTATTGGGTACTTTTTTATTAGAGAAAAAAATTAGTTTGATGAAAATAAAATGATGCAATATAGGCTTTTATAGAAAATGATATACGTTAAAAATACAGTAGCAATTTTATTCATAATAGAAGATATGATTCTTTATAATATTATGTAGTATGATTTAAATATAACAAAAATTTTCAGATTCGTCTTTTTATTGATATTATTTGTATTAAAAAATAAGGTAGTGAAATTCATAATAAATAATTTAGGTTTAAATTGCATAATTTTTATGTAAATAATTAATTGGGTATGATGATCTTGAATTAACATATGAATTATTAAAATTAGTTCTCTATTATTATTATATAATTTAAATTTAAAAGTAATTTGTATCATGGATGATACGTAGTAATTTGTAAGATTGTGATAAAATTGATTATCAATAAATAACGTTATTAAATTTGTTAAATTTAATAAACTGAAAAAAATTTATTAGAATCTATTGAAATCATACTTCTTTAGAATAAAAAATTTTGGTTTTATTTATGTATTATATATGTCGCAAGGGGTAATAATTCAGGGATGGAGTATTTCTCTATAGTAAACGTAGTTTGTAGCAGATAATGTATAATGTATTTTTTTGTATTGGGAAAACATTATTATAAATCACATACACAAGCTTATCGTAGGGAGGTTGATGTGAATTCAATAGACATACATATATGATTCATATCATATATGTTACGTACGTTATTTTCTATTCCGATTTTTAGATAATAAGTAGTGTTTTGTCATCAAACATAGTATAACAGATATATATTGATATGTAGAATGAATAAAAATCGTCATATTATTCAATATAATGATGATTATCATAGGAATTTAATTAAAAAACTTCAATTCAAAAGTATTTAAAGAATTGAAACATTATTGAAGTAATAATTTTAATTTGTT
It encodes the following:
- the rfaD gene encoding ADP-glyceromanno-heptose 6-epimerase, with the translated sequence MIIVTGGAGFVGRNIIKKLNEVEKKEILVVDNLSNGKKYRNLMNLDISDYLDKDYFINKLLDNPSYFKNIEVVFHEGACSNTREWNGKYLMKNNYEYSKLLLFYCIKYEIPFIYASSASVYGSNMCNVYCRNNKIINSIENPVTMYGYSKFLFDRYVHNILPKVKSQVCGLRYFNIYGPHEFHKGRMASVILNIYKKVKNKESPILFVGSKNFKRDFVYIDDIVNVNLWIWYNKISGIFDCGTGHARSFEFVTSIVLNLLNYNTIKYVTMPKEIQKYYQYFTKANISQLQGIGYENKFIDVNEGIYKYLNWLNLYMCMIVYYFV